In the Leptotrichia sp. oral taxon 212 genome, one interval contains:
- the dpaL gene encoding diaminopropionate ammonia-lyase: MEKIKWCLNTMPKSDKEKSIEILTEEEVKKARNFHESFPQYEKTPLVSLGKLSEYLGVSGIYIKDESYRFGLNAFKVLGGSYAMARYLAERLGKDISELPYEKLVSEEVRKQLGDITFYTATDGNHGRGVAWTANKLKQKSVVYMPKGSSLVRLNNILAEEGANASITELNYDDAVRLAAKHAEETNGVMVQDTAWEGYIDIPVWIMQGYGTMALEAREQLEKLGVERPTHIFIQAGVGSLAGAIQGFFASVYKDNVPITVVVEPDLANCYYQSGLKGDGKPVNVGGEMNTLMAGLACGEPNIVGFEILKNYATAFLSCPDYVAAKGMRVLAAPLKGDAPVTSGESGAATLGALFNIMKDESYSELKKALKIDKDSRILFFSTEGDTDPDKYKDIVWDGDYTTK; this comes from the coding sequence ATGGAAAAAATCAAATGGTGTTTAAATACAATGCCAAAATCTGATAAGGAAAAAAGTATAGAAATTTTAACAGAAGAAGAAGTAAAAAAAGCGAGAAACTTTCATGAAAGTTTTCCACAATATGAAAAAACTCCTTTAGTGAGTTTGGGAAAATTATCTGAGTATCTTGGAGTTTCAGGAATTTACATAAAAGATGAATCTTATAGATTTGGTTTAAACGCTTTCAAGGTTTTAGGAGGATCTTATGCTATGGCAAGATATCTGGCAGAAAGATTAGGAAAAGATATTTCAGAACTTCCTTATGAAAAGCTTGTATCTGAAGAAGTAAGAAAGCAGTTAGGAGATATTACTTTCTATACTGCAACAGATGGAAATCATGGAAGAGGTGTAGCATGGACTGCAAATAAGCTGAAACAAAAATCAGTAGTATATATGCCAAAAGGATCATCACTAGTGAGACTTAACAATATACTGGCAGAAGAAGGAGCAAATGCAAGTATAACTGAACTTAACTATGATGATGCTGTAAGACTGGCGGCAAAACATGCTGAAGAAACTAATGGTGTAATGGTACAGGATACAGCATGGGAAGGTTACATAGATATTCCTGTATGGATAATGCAGGGATATGGAACAATGGCATTGGAAGCTAGAGAACAATTAGAGAAACTGGGAGTAGAAAGACCGACTCACATATTTATTCAGGCTGGAGTAGGTTCATTAGCCGGGGCAATACAGGGATTCTTTGCTTCAGTTTATAAAGATAATGTACCTATAACAGTAGTTGTAGAACCAGATTTAGCGAACTGTTATTATCAGTCAGGATTAAAAGGAGATGGGAAACCTGTAAATGTAGGTGGAGAAATGAATACACTTATGGCTGGACTTGCTTGTGGTGAACCTAATATAGTAGGATTTGAAATACTTAAAAACTATGCGACTGCATTCCTTTCTTGTCCTGATTATGTGGCAGCTAAAGGAATGAGAGTTCTTGCTGCGCCATTAAAAGGAGATGCGCCTGTAACTTCAGGAGAATCAGGTGCCGCAACATTAGGGGCATTATTTAATATAATGAAAGATGAAAGCTATTCAGAACTGAAAAAAGCATTAAAAATAGATAAAGATTCCAGAATACTATTCTTTAGTACAGAAGGGGATACAGATCCTGATAAATATAAAGATATAGTGTGGGATGGAGATTATACAACTAAATAA
- a CDS encoding YgeY family selenium metabolism-linked hydrolase produces MKFEEIKSKAESYRADMTKFLRELVKIPGESAEEKGHALRIKEEMEKVGFDKVEIDPQGNVMGYMGTGSKIIAFDGHIDTVGIGEIRNWEFDPYEGYETDEEIGGRGTSDQLGGVVSAVYGAKIMKDLGLIKPDHTILVVGSVQEEDCDGLCWQYIIKEDKIRPEFVVSTEPTDGGIYRGQRGRMEIRVEVKGVSCHGSAPERGDNAIYKMADILQDVRSLNENDASEGNEIKGLVKMLDKKYNPEWEEANFLGKGTVTASQIFYTSPSRCAVADFCAVSLDRRMTAGETWEYCLEEIRQLPSVKKYGSDVTVLMYDYDRPSYTGLVYPIECYFPTWVLPKDHKVTLSLEEAYKSLYGEKRIGSKTTVESRVNRPLVDKWTFSTNGVSIMGRNGIPVIGFGPGAEAQAHAPNEKIWKDDLVVCAAVYAALPGIYASK; encoded by the coding sequence ATGAAATTTGAAGAAATCAAATCAAAAGCAGAAAGCTACAGAGCGGACATGACAAAGTTTTTAAGAGAGTTAGTAAAAATACCTGGTGAAAGTGCTGAAGAAAAAGGTCATGCATTAAGAATCAAGGAAGAAATGGAAAAAGTTGGATTTGATAAAGTAGAAATAGACCCTCAGGGGAATGTTATGGGATATATGGGAACAGGATCAAAAATAATTGCATTTGATGGACACATAGATACAGTAGGAATAGGAGAAATTAGAAACTGGGAATTTGATCCTTATGAAGGATATGAAACAGATGAAGAAATAGGAGGAAGAGGAACAAGTGATCAGCTTGGTGGAGTTGTTTCAGCAGTTTATGGAGCAAAAATAATGAAAGATCTTGGACTGATAAAACCTGATCATACAATTCTTGTAGTTGGAAGTGTACAGGAAGAAGACTGTGATGGATTATGCTGGCAATATATAATAAAAGAAGATAAAATAAGACCTGAATTTGTTGTTTCTACTGAGCCTACAGATGGAGGAATATACAGAGGTCAAAGAGGAAGAATGGAAATCAGAGTAGAAGTAAAAGGTGTTTCATGCCACGGTTCAGCTCCTGAAAGAGGAGATAATGCAATTTACAAAATGGCAGATATCTTACAGGATGTACGTTCTTTAAATGAAAACGATGCTTCTGAGGGAAATGAAATAAAAGGATTAGTAAAAATGCTGGATAAAAAGTATAATCCTGAATGGGAAGAAGCTAACTTCCTTGGAAAAGGTACAGTAACAGCTTCACAAATTTTCTACACAAGTCCAAGTAGATGTGCTGTTGCAGATTTCTGTGCAGTATCACTTGATAGAAGAATGACAGCTGGAGAAACTTGGGAATATTGTCTTGAAGAAATTAGACAGCTTCCTTCAGTTAAAAAATATGGAAGTGATGTAACAGTTCTTATGTATGACTATGACAGACCTTCATATACTGGATTAGTTTATCCTATAGAATGCTACTTCCCAACTTGGGTACTTCCTAAAGATCATAAAGTAACATTGTCATTGGAAGAAGCATATAAATCATTATATGGAGAAAAAAGAATTGGTTCTAAAACAACTGTAGAATCAAGAGTAAACAGACCTCTTGTAGACAAATGGACATTCTCTACAAATGGAGTTTCAATTATGGGAAGAAATGGAATTCCTGTAATAGGATTTGGACCAGGGGCAGAAGCTCAAGCACATGCACCTAACGAAAAAATCTGGAAAGATGATCTTGTAGTGTGTGCTGCAGTGTATGCAGCTCTTCCAGGAATTTATGCTTCAAAATAG
- the ygeW gene encoding knotted carbamoyltransferase YgeW, which produces MDKTQEFKKIMEELGKLKFNEMYENDFFLTWEKTSDELKATFAVADALRNLRERNISTKIFDSGLGISLFRDNSTRTRFSFASACNLLGLEVQDLDEGKSQIAHGETVRETANMISFMADVIGIRDDMYIGKGNTYMREVSEAVKDGNATGVLEQRPTLVNLQCDIDHPTQSMADMLHIIHEFGGVENLKGKKIAMTWAYSPSYGKPLSVPQGIIGLMTRFGMEVVLAHPEGYEIMPEVEEVAKKNAAESGGSFKKVNSMAEAFKDADIVYPKSWAPFAAMEKRTNLYGEGKFDEINKLEKELLAQNGNHKDWECTEELMKLTKEGKALYMHCLPADITGVSCEAGEVEASVFDRYREPLYKEAGFKPYIIAAMMFLSKVKDPKELLEKLEELGKKRVLDK; this is translated from the coding sequence ATGGATAAAACACAAGAATTTAAAAAGATAATGGAAGAACTTGGGAAATTGAAATTTAATGAAATGTACGAAAACGACTTTTTCTTAACTTGGGAAAAAACAAGTGATGAATTAAAAGCAACATTTGCAGTAGCAGATGCATTGAGAAACCTGAGAGAAAGAAATATTTCTACAAAAATATTTGATAGTGGACTTGGAATTTCATTATTTAGAGATAATTCTACAAGAACAAGATTCAGTTTCGCAAGTGCCTGCAATCTGTTAGGACTTGAAGTTCAGGATCTTGATGAAGGAAAATCACAAATAGCACATGGAGAAACAGTAAGAGAAACTGCAAATATGATTTCATTCATGGCTGATGTTATAGGAATAAGAGATGATATGTATATAGGTAAAGGAAATACATACATGAGAGAAGTTTCAGAAGCTGTAAAAGATGGAAATGCGACTGGAGTACTTGAACAAAGACCTACATTAGTAAACTTACAATGTGATATAGATCACCCTACTCAAAGTATGGCAGATATGCTGCATATAATTCACGAGTTTGGAGGAGTTGAAAATTTAAAAGGTAAGAAAATAGCTATGACATGGGCTTATTCACCATCATATGGAAAACCTCTTTCAGTACCTCAAGGAATTATAGGGTTAATGACAAGATTTGGAATGGAAGTTGTTCTTGCTCATCCTGAAGGATATGAAATAATGCCTGAAGTTGAAGAAGTAGCTAAGAAAAATGCTGCTGAATCAGGAGGAAGCTTCAAAAAAGTAAACAGCATGGCTGAAGCATTTAAGGATGCAGATATAGTTTATCCAAAAAGCTGGGCTCCTTTTGCTGCTATGGAAAAAAGAACTAATTTATACGGAGAAGGGAAATTCGACGAAATCAATAAATTAGAAAAAGAATTACTTGCACAAAATGGAAATCATAAAGACTGGGAATGTACAGAAGAACTGATGAAACTTACTAAAGAAGGAAAAGCACTTTATATGCACTGTTTGCCAGCAGACATTACAGGAGTAAGCTGTGAAGCTGGGGAAGTTGAAGCATCAGTATTTGACAGATACAGAGAACCATTGTACAAAGAAGCAGGATTCAAGCCTTATATTATTGCTGCAATGATGTTCTTAAGCAAAGTTAAAGATCCTAAAGAATTGCTGGAAAAATTGGAAGAACTAGGGAAAAAAAGAGTTCTTGACAAATAG
- a CDS encoding uracil-xanthine permease family protein, translating to MSGKEKLSDKELIYQLDGRPSFKVAFPLGFQHVLAMFTGNLAPILILSGVLGLDGVSRLRLIQCAMFVSGLTTFVQLYPIKIGKFQIGAGLPIVMGTSFAFVPTSKTLGAKFGLAGVLGGAILGSLVEVVMGIFYKPLKKLFPPIVVGSVLITIGIHLLDVGVDYFAGGAAAKATGDYGSIANLTLGFIVFFTIILLQKFGKGMWKMSAILIGLIVGYIAAFFMGKLNFSQIISTPFFGVPSPIIMPWNLKFPIEAVFSFATIYIVAGLETIGNTNGITIAGFNREATGEETSGALLANATGSIVAVLFNALPNTAFGQNAGIVAMTKVVNKWCIAMGAFVLMGAAFFPKIGMIFNIMPSSVLGGAVITVFAMILINGIKMIAKAGFSDRNLIVLGVIFGLGLGLGAHPEAVTGLPPYIGFLFKDTVACVCVISILANMIFPSDSNEK from the coding sequence ATGAGTGGAAAAGAAAAATTATCAGATAAAGAATTAATTTACCAGTTAGACGGAAGACCAAGTTTTAAAGTAGCATTTCCTCTTGGATTTCAACATGTTTTAGCTATGTTTACAGGGAACTTGGCTCCTATATTGATATTATCTGGTGTGTTAGGTCTTGATGGTGTTTCAAGATTAAGACTGATACAATGTGCAATGTTTGTTTCAGGATTGACAACTTTTGTCCAGCTGTATCCTATAAAAATAGGAAAGTTCCAGATAGGAGCAGGATTGCCAATAGTTATGGGAACTTCATTTGCATTTGTCCCAACTTCTAAAACATTAGGTGCAAAATTTGGGCTAGCAGGTGTTTTAGGTGGTGCAATATTGGGAAGTTTGGTAGAAGTTGTAATGGGAATATTTTACAAACCTCTGAAAAAGTTATTTCCACCTATTGTTGTAGGAAGTGTACTCATAACAATAGGTATACATCTTCTTGATGTTGGAGTAGATTATTTTGCAGGAGGAGCTGCTGCAAAAGCTACTGGAGATTACGGCTCAATAGCTAACCTGACACTAGGATTTATAGTTTTTTTCACTATCATATTGCTGCAGAAGTTCGGAAAAGGGATGTGGAAGATGTCTGCAATACTAATAGGCTTAATCGTAGGGTATATCGCAGCTTTTTTTATGGGGAAATTAAACTTTTCACAAATTATTTCAACTCCTTTTTTTGGTGTCCCATCACCTATAATAATGCCTTGGAACTTGAAATTTCCTATAGAAGCAGTATTTAGTTTTGCAACAATTTATATAGTTGCAGGGCTTGAAACAATAGGAAATACAAATGGAATTACTATAGCAGGATTTAACAGGGAAGCAACAGGGGAAGAAACTTCAGGGGCATTACTCGCAAATGCTACAGGATCTATAGTAGCTGTACTTTTCAATGCACTGCCTAATACAGCGTTTGGTCAAAATGCGGGGATAGTTGCAATGACAAAAGTTGTAAATAAATGGTGTATTGCAATGGGAGCGTTTGTACTTATGGGAGCAGCATTTTTTCCTAAAATTGGTATGATATTTAATATTATGCCTTCAAGTGTACTGGGTGGAGCAGTTATTACAGTATTTGCAATGATACTTATAAATGGAATAAAAATGATAGCAAAAGCAGGATTCAGTGACAGAAATTTAATAGTTCTTGGAGTAATTTTTGGATTAGGTCTAGGATTAGGGGCGCACCCTGAGGCAGTTACAGGATTGCCACCATATATTGGTTTTTTATTTAAAGATACAGTTGCCTGTGTGTGTGTAATTTCAATTTTAGCAAATATGATATTTCCGTCTGATTCTAATGAAAAATAA
- the ygfK gene encoding putative selenate reductase subunit YgfK, translating to MSELMRPIPFDKLVKWSLREYEEQKSVFGIKKDKFYRNKSGTNLILFGDKLSSPIGPAAGPNSQLSQNIIASYLAGSRFVELKTVQKMDGEDLRKCIARPCINAEDEGYNVEWSTELTVQEAFVEYVKAYIAIHVLAKEFEISDVRDFAFNMSVGYDLEGIKTEKIDNYIEGLKYAANTEIWKESIAFLKENLYLFKKVTAEDIDKISPNVCRSICLSTLHGCPPAEIERIARYLISEKKVHTFIKCNPTLLGYEFARNILNEMGYEYITFDDHHFKNDLQWNDAVVMINRLIDFAKENEVEFGVKLTNTFPVQIANNELPGNEMYMSGRSLYPLTISLANRISKEFKGRLPISFSGGADYFNIKEIFNTGIQPITVATTILKPGGYERLKQLAETVEPLLTGPFHGINVEALDYLARNVIYDKNHLKETRPVKSRKTSSLLPLYDCAKAPCKDGGCPIHQQIPEYLKMVSEGKFKEAFEIIVNDNSSPAVLGVICDHQCQHKCTRLDYEESLRIRDAKKKAVLNAMDIYLEEMKPAKVISKKKVVVIGAGPGGVSTAYFLRRNGMDVTVLEKRDKPYGIVQYVIPEFRISHEMINRDYQLAVNAGVKFVFNVNENYNVDELKKEYDFVVLATGAWKKAASPVKEGEEYLRDSLEFLESAKNSNLNLSLGKNVAIIGGGSVAMDCARTALRCPGVEKVSIVYRRTRDFMPAEPEEKEVALQDGVVFQELYSPVSYDGKTFVCEAMELSDRDASGRRGVKGTGKFESFEFDTVVNATGARVDSSLFEANGLKLTERGYAALNQFNETSKENVYIAGDCKAGAATIVKAVADAKIISKNILDKCGLTNDFKKFDIPQDDSTLYERKGILEHGTEAKEDGKRCLACDKICEICVDVCPNRANVLIKLTGGSEIFSQKHQIVHIDGMCNECGNCGIFCPHTGNPYKDKITVFWTEHDFIDSTNKGFLRIGENKFKVRKEDGSIIEHTLGDGQISDEMNVYLNTVLKNYSYYMLEF from the coding sequence ATGAGTGAATTAATGAGACCTATCCCATTTGATAAGCTAGTGAAATGGTCATTAAGAGAATATGAAGAACAGAAAAGCGTTTTTGGAATAAAAAAAGATAAGTTCTATAGAAATAAAAGTGGAACAAATCTAATCCTTTTTGGAGATAAATTGAGTTCTCCAATAGGACCTGCTGCAGGACCTAACTCGCAGCTTTCACAAAATATTATAGCCTCTTATTTGGCAGGTTCCCGTTTCGTAGAATTGAAAACAGTTCAGAAAATGGATGGAGAAGACTTGAGAAAATGTATAGCAAGACCTTGTATAAATGCAGAAGATGAAGGCTACAATGTGGAGTGGTCAACTGAACTTACAGTACAGGAAGCATTTGTAGAATATGTTAAAGCATACATAGCAATTCATGTTTTGGCTAAGGAATTTGAAATAAGCGATGTCAGAGATTTTGCATTCAATATGAGTGTAGGATATGACCTCGAAGGAATAAAAACTGAAAAGATAGACAATTATATAGAAGGACTTAAATATGCTGCAAACACCGAAATATGGAAAGAAAGTATTGCATTCTTGAAGGAAAATTTATATCTATTCAAAAAAGTTACAGCAGAAGACATAGACAAAATTTCTCCTAATGTATGTAGAAGTATATGTTTGTCTACACTTCATGGTTGTCCTCCTGCAGAAATTGAAAGAATAGCAAGATATCTGATTTCAGAGAAGAAAGTACATACCTTTATAAAATGTAATCCTACATTATTGGGATATGAATTTGCTAGAAACATACTAAATGAAATGGGTTACGAATACATAACATTTGATGACCATCACTTTAAAAATGATTTACAATGGAATGATGCAGTTGTTATGATTAACAGACTGATAGATTTTGCAAAGGAAAATGAAGTGGAATTTGGTGTAAAGCTGACAAATACTTTTCCTGTACAGATAGCTAACAACGAACTTCCTGGAAATGAGATGTATATGTCAGGAAGATCACTGTATCCTTTGACAATAAGTCTGGCAAACAGAATTTCAAAGGAATTTAAAGGAAGACTCCCAATTTCGTTTTCAGGAGGGGCAGACTACTTTAATATTAAGGAAATATTCAACACAGGAATACAGCCTATTACAGTGGCAACAACAATACTGAAACCTGGAGGATACGAAAGACTTAAACAGCTTGCTGAAACTGTAGAACCTTTACTGACAGGACCTTTCCATGGGATAAATGTTGAAGCGCTTGACTATCTTGCAAGAAATGTTATTTATGACAAAAATCACCTGAAGGAAACAAGACCTGTAAAATCAAGAAAGACTTCAAGCCTATTGCCATTATATGACTGTGCAAAAGCTCCATGCAAAGATGGTGGATGTCCTATTCATCAGCAGATACCTGAATACCTGAAAATGGTAAGTGAAGGTAAATTTAAGGAAGCGTTTGAAATAATAGTAAATGACAACTCTTCTCCTGCAGTTCTTGGAGTAATATGTGACCATCAATGTCAACATAAATGTACAAGACTTGACTATGAGGAATCACTAAGAATAAGAGATGCAAAGAAAAAAGCAGTATTAAATGCAATGGATATATATCTGGAAGAAATGAAGCCGGCAAAAGTTATATCTAAGAAAAAAGTTGTTGTAATAGGTGCAGGACCTGGAGGAGTATCAACGGCATATTTTTTAAGAAGAAATGGTATGGATGTAACTGTTCTTGAGAAAAGGGACAAGCCATATGGAATAGTGCAGTATGTTATTCCTGAATTTAGAATATCCCATGAAATGATAAATAGGGATTATCAGCTGGCAGTAAATGCAGGAGTAAAATTTGTATTCAATGTAAATGAAAACTACAATGTAGATGAACTGAAAAAAGAATATGATTTTGTTGTTCTTGCCACAGGTGCATGGAAAAAAGCGGCAAGCCCTGTAAAGGAAGGGGAAGAATATTTGAGAGATTCACTTGAATTTCTGGAGTCTGCTAAAAATAGCAACCTGAATCTATCCCTAGGTAAAAATGTAGCAATAATCGGTGGAGGAAGTGTGGCAATGGACTGTGCAAGAACTGCGTTACGTTGCCCTGGAGTTGAAAAAGTTTCTATCGTATACAGAAGAACAAGAGACTTTATGCCGGCCGAACCTGAAGAAAAAGAAGTGGCATTACAGGATGGAGTAGTATTCCAGGAATTATACTCACCAGTAAGCTATGATGGAAAAACTTTTGTCTGTGAAGCAATGGAGCTATCAGATAGAGACGCTTCAGGAAGAAGAGGAGTAAAAGGAACTGGAAAATTTGAATCATTTGAGTTTGATACGGTTGTAAATGCAACAGGAGCAAGAGTGGATAGCAGTCTTTTTGAAGCTAATGGACTGAAATTAACAGAGAGAGGTTATGCCGCTTTAAATCAGTTCAATGAAACAAGTAAGGAAAATGTTTATATTGCGGGAGACTGTAAAGCAGGAGCCGCAACAATAGTAAAAGCTGTTGCAGATGCAAAAATAATTTCAAAAAATATACTGGATAAATGTGGACTTACAAATGATTTCAAAAAATTTGATATACCTCAGGATGATAGCACATTATATGAGAGAAAAGGTATATTGGAGCATGGAACTGAAGCTAAGGAAGACGGAAAACGTTGTCTTGCATGTGACAAAATTTGTGAAATCTGCGTGGACGTATGTCCAAACAGGGCAAATGTACTTATTAAATTAACAGGTGGCAGTGAAATATTCAGTCAAAAACACCAGATAGTTCATATTGATGGAATGTGTAATGAATGTGGAAATTGCGGTATCTTCTGCCCTCACACAGGAAATCCTTATAAAGACAAAATTACAGTCTTCTGGACTGAACATGACTTTATAGATAGTACTAATAAAGGATTTTTACGTATAGGTGAAAATAAATTCAAAGTAAGGAAGGAAGACGGATCAATTATAGAGCATACTTTAGGTGATGGTCAGATTTCTGATGAAATGAATGTATATCTGAATACAGTATTAAAAAATTATTCTTATTATATGCTAGAATTTTAG
- the ssnA gene encoding putative aminohydrolase SsnA, producing the protein MILIGNGKVFTRDDEKPYIENGAVLIDGNVIKEIGKTEDLKAKYPQAEYKDAKGRLVMPGFVNTHMHYYSTFARGMFLGGKPATMFGEVLRNLWWRLDRTLNLEDVKYSALLPMIEQVKCGVTTVIDHHASPNALEGSLMKIAEAAKITGIRSNLCYEVSDRDGEEIANAGIKENIDFIKYCDAEDNDMLRGLFGLHASLTISDKTLDKCLEAVSGVNKGFHVHCAEGIEDVVDSLEKYNQRVIERWYSRGVLSDKSLAVHCINVTAEELDMLKASNVAVIHNPESNMGNAVGVTPVLDMFNKGIPVGLGTDGYTPDMMESYKVMNIISKHEKRLPSVGWTEAPQMVFNNNPMIANRFMKNGKVGVLKEGYYADLIIVDYKAPTPLNESNINGHLLFGISGRNIDTTIINGKIIMDERILIGIDEEAITAKSVELAQKVWNRI; encoded by the coding sequence ATGATTTTAATCGGAAATGGGAAGGTTTTTACAAGAGATGATGAAAAACCTTATATAGAAAATGGAGCAGTTTTAATTGATGGGAATGTTATTAAGGAAATTGGAAAGACAGAAGATTTGAAGGCAAAGTATCCTCAGGCTGAATATAAAGATGCAAAGGGAAGACTTGTGATGCCTGGATTTGTTAATACTCATATGCACTATTACAGTACATTTGCAAGAGGGATGTTTTTAGGAGGAAAGCCTGCTACAATGTTTGGAGAAGTGTTGAGAAATCTATGGTGGAGACTGGACAGAACACTTAATCTGGAAGACGTAAAATACAGTGCACTGCTTCCTATGATAGAACAGGTGAAATGTGGAGTTACTACTGTAATAGACCATCATGCCAGCCCAAATGCACTTGAAGGAAGTCTTATGAAGATAGCTGAAGCTGCAAAGATAACAGGAATCAGAAGTAATCTCTGCTATGAAGTTTCAGACAGGGACGGAGAAGAAATAGCAAATGCTGGAATAAAGGAAAATATAGATTTTATAAAATATTGTGATGCAGAAGATAATGATATGTTAAGAGGACTTTTCGGATTACATGCTTCACTTACTATATCAGATAAAACACTTGATAAATGTCTGGAAGCAGTATCAGGTGTAAATAAAGGATTCCATGTACATTGTGCTGAAGGGATAGAAGATGTTGTTGACTCTCTTGAAAAATATAACCAAAGAGTAATAGAAAGATGGTATAGCAGGGGAGTTTTAAGTGACAAGAGTTTAGCCGTTCACTGTATTAATGTTACAGCTGAAGAGCTGGATATGCTGAAAGCAAGTAATGTAGCAGTTATACATAATCCTGAATCAAATATGGGAAATGCTGTAGGAGTTACACCAGTTCTTGATATGTTCAATAAGGGAATTCCTGTAGGACTGGGAACAGATGGATATACTCCTGATATGATGGAATCATATAAAGTAATGAATATAATTTCAAAACATGAAAAAAGATTACCTAGTGTAGGATGGACAGAAGCACCTCAGATGGTTTTCAACAACAATCCGATGATTGCTAACAGATTTATGAAAAATGGTAAAGTTGGAGTCTTAAAGGAAGGGTATTATGCGGATTTAATAATAGTAGACTATAAAGCTCCTACGCCTTTAAATGAAAGTAATATAAATGGACATTTATTATTTGGAATAAGTGGAAGAAATATTGACACTACAATAATCAATGGTAAAATCATTATGGATGAGAGAATATTAATAGGAATAGACGAAGAAGCAATTACAGCAAAAAGTGTGGAATTAGCTCAAAAAGTGTGGAATAGAATCTAA